A single genomic interval of Asterias amurensis chromosome 1, ASM3211899v1 harbors:
- the LOC139941710 gene encoding uncharacterized protein isoform X2, with amino-acid sequence MSPLNVGHLDGVETESISTLLSSYSSGGSQPASCTRGVFLIRQQSHVIMTTSPDQSIRPSIFKDIFPSISRSPRPANDERASLSNQRDGDVRNSSLKRNAEWNHNC; translated from the exons ATGAGTCCA CTGAACGTGGGTCATTTGGATGGAGTGGAGACAGAAAGCATATCTACCCTGTTGTCGTCGTACTCCAGTGGCGGCAGTCAGCCAGCCAGTTGCACACGAGGTGTCTTCCTGATTAGACAGCAAAGCCATGTAATAATGACCACTTCTCCTGATCAGTCCA TCAGGCCTAGCATCTTCAAAGACATCTTCCCATCAATAAGTAGATCTCCGAGACCAGCCAATGATGAAAGAGCTTCACTCTCCAATCAAAG AGACGGAGATGTGAGGAATAGTTCCCTGAAAAGAAATGCAGAATGGaatcacaactgctga